ttcatattataaaaaatatataggtCTATTACATAAATCtataaataaatatgattaataatttataaGGTTTAAATATGCTTTCCGTGTTtacaatttatttattctattaataaaatatattgattTATACATGTCTataatttgtatatattaatGCATAAATATAATAGTTGTTACTACAAGAAATTGAACTTTAAATCATCAACTTACATTCATTTAACTTAACAAGTAAATATAAGTTGAGTTACTCTTTCCACCTCTTActatttatctattttattctTAGTCTTTGTAATATTTTGTTAAGTCACTGCAAATTGGAATATATCACTTTTAATTTAACTTTGGGTTcttcagatttttttttaaatttattttaataattagtttgaaagattaaaattaaatattttatatgtgcCATGCATCAATTTCATTAGATATTAATCTTTTTAgagatttaaataaaataacaagaaccaaaaaacaaaaattagtgGTTTATTTGCCAAgactaaaaaaatgaaattttggaggattaaaaacaaaaaataaataaatttaaaactattattattattttattattttttaaagttgttgatttataaatatctacaacttatttaaattaatataaaaatattaataaaaattgttCTTAGGATTTTACCGCAATTATTAATATGTTATACTTTTAATTAAACTAACATATTATATCAAATTTTCTAAAATGAGAGATACATTCCCTACAATAAAAGCCTAAGAAAAGTCTGAGCAgtctattaaccaacttcattaatcaattttttatatttcattaaccaactttattttactatcaaaaattatttttaatatttgagtgtttattaaccaacttcatcactttataaatttattttttatattttattaatcaactttattttaaaattaaatatattattttatcggAAATGTTGATATACTATTCACTGACACTGTTCACGCAacgttcataaaatatatatattttgttttttaaaaaaaatactgttCACCCTAGTATAAATAGGGTGAACACTTTTTGGTGTAAATTTTGGTGTTTATTTGATACTTTGTACAcgtatcaataaaaaataataagggAATTGTTAagtatattttgtattttatgattattaattaGGTTAGTTTATTTTTTCTTCAGATGAAAGCTATATCACTGATGGATCCTTGGACAAACACCtagaatggatcgaaggaatgaAAGACATCCGAATGAGAGATCTTCCAAGTTTCGTTAGAACAACAACCTTAGACGAAATCAGTTTCACTTGCTTTGGTTTCGAATCTCAATCATGCATGAAACTATCCTCCTCAGTCATAATCAACACAGCCCAAGAGCTAGAAAGTGAAGTCCTTGATTACCTCTCAACCTTAAATCCCAACATATACAACATAGGTCCTCTTGAGTTTCTCGGTAACCATTTTCCTGACAGAGAAACCGGTTTCAAAATCCACGGTTCAAATCTTTGGAAAAACGATGTTACATGTCTCAAATGGTTAGACCAATGGGAACCCAACTCAGTCATATATGTAAACTATGGAAGCATAACTGTTATGAGTGAAGAACACTTGAAGGAGTTTGCATGGGGGTTAGCAAATAGTAAGTTACCGTTTTTGTGGATTAAGAGACCTGATTTGGTTAAAGGAAAAGGAAAATCAACACCATTGCCACAGGATTTTCTGGACGAAGTTAAGGATAGAGGTTACATAACAAGTTGGTGTCCACAAAGTGAGGTGCTAGGGCATTCTTCGGTTGGTGTATTTTTAACTCATTGTGGTTGGAATTCGACTCTCGAGAGTATATGTGAAGGTAAGCCTATGATTGGTTGGCCTTTTTTCGCGGAGCAACAGACGAATTGTAGGTTTATTTGTAACAATTGGGGGATTGGGATGGATATTAAGGATGATGTGAAGAGAGAAGAGGTGACTGAGCTTGTGGTGGAGATGATAAAGGGTGAGAAGGGGAAGGAAATGAGAGAGAAGTGTCAAGATTGGAAGAGGAAGGTGGAAGAGGCTGCTGATCCAGGTGGTTCTTCTTATGATGATTTCTTTAGGTTGCTTAAGGAGGCTTTTCATTGTGATGTTGTTTGAGATTTACAGCATCAATGATCATAAGATTGGGAATTGGGATATGTTTCTATGTATGTTGAATTTGTAATCTTTATTTTATGTTATGTTTGGGGTCATTTTAGAGGTTAAATAATTGCCTCTAATTTGCCACTTTTATGTTATGTTTAATGCTATATATGCCTTCTACAAGGTTTGTATTTATGTATGTATTTGATGATTTggtaaaaaaataaatgatatgATTTGATTGTTGGAtaattatttaacttttttattgtctgatcaattatttatttatttatttattcaaaaaaattattttggtaAAAATCTTGCAACTTGGTGTAGTTGTTGTTATCGTTAATTTGGAAAGCCTGCTAGTTGTATCATGAATGTATGTATCCATATAGGGGACAACTTTTCTACCCATCATGGGTagtgtacattccaccaatcagatgacaccatttaatttttatgtatttaattatttatcatataaaataattgtttgatgttttcaatgcattttatACTAAAGGTAACCTTATCCATCTTTTTGAgatgggtaaataagaattcaccatcCATATATAGCACTATTTTGTCAGACTTTAATTAGATATTTGTcttatcaaaaagaaaaaaaggactCTAATTTGGCTTTTTCTGTTTGAAAGAATGCATGTGTCGACAATTTGTGATGGGCTCGTTTGGTGTTTATGTTTTGAATAATGCATCATTGGCAATTTCAGATGGACCAGgcaatttttttaactttttgtttGGAATTTGAATGGAAAATTTACCAAGTAGAAGGAAtatcaaattattaaaaatgaaaaaaaagaaaaaaaatattaataaagatatttaattttaattttaatgtggAAAATTCAACACAACGTAAAATAATAAAGTGCTGAATAGTCTGATAGTGTAGGGTCCAAGACTTATAAGGAAATTACCGACTCCTATAGCTTTAGTAAAATGAGGAATTTTATGCCAAAAGACCGACATCAATTGGTGTTTTGTTCTGCCCATCAAACATGTCGACATTTTTCTTCTTTAATGTTCAGACGTTTTGAGCAATTCatctaaatttaataaatataatcatAATTTTATGGCAAAGTGAAATAATCTATGTAATTATAATTTTGTGGGAAATTAAGATAATGTATAACtttataaaaatgtcattcaATAATTATATTGGAAAACCAAATTAAAAGACTACGAGAAAGGAAGAGTAATAATGATAGAGGGTATAGTAAGAAAAATTGTATTAATATTGCATTGAAATGATAAAGTGATTTATAATTTAGGAcaatttttttctccaaaacgtcttataatttgggacggagggagtattttgctaaaaagtatgaaaaatcatgtttcagtttcttttttttatatcgGCACTATTATGAAATAGGTTTTTATTTATCTCGGTTGAGATAAGCATTTTATCTCGGTTTGATAGATGAGGTAACAAATAGTGTAATTGAAAGTTCGCCATTTTTTCTCTCAGTTGATTGTTTCACTGAAGTGAAATAAACAGCTTTTTTTTTCCGGATGGTTTTTCATCAAAATGAAATCAACAATCTCAAAAGCATTCTACATAATGAATTGCAAGAGTAGAGAAATGTTATGATTAGGGTTGTTTTCCCTTCTCTTGTAACATTAATTggtaaaattattttcttcaatacatttttgtaaaaaaaatgttttatgttgttaggaaaacatgagtgtcgtttttttttttaaaatcttggaATCTAGCCTTGTGACTGACTAATCCAAGAGGACCAATCTCACACCGTGCACTAGCGTGAGTCCTGTTTAAAGACAGAGCAAAGCTTTGTATGGACTGATCCATTACAAAGATTGTTAGAACCTAGTAGAATTTGAACTCAGGACCTTGAGacgagcacactctcaagacccacaAATGTCGTTGTTGtagttaaattttaatatttctaacaacaacaacaacaatacgtAACAACGACAACTAATATTGCTAAGTTACATTAATGTTTTCCTAACTAgcatcaaaaaatttaaaaaaaaaatccattaaagaaaataattttaaaaattacaagaGAAGAAAAATTACAGAACCAACCTTGAGACATTTATCTGCTTCGTAGTCCAACTTAGGGAACGTCTTCTCCTTCATACAAGGCTTTCATTATCAGTGTGTTTTCATTATCAGTGTTTGCATTTCAACACTCCACACTATGCTTTCAAGATAAATCGTTTTGACATTTAGATTCTAATATATTGTATTATGAGTTTCATGCAGATCGTTGATGTTTCATGTGGATTTATGAGATTGTAATGTGTTGACCTTTGTTACTTTATAAATGGACGATAAATATTCCTTAGTTATACaaacaaaaacacatttttttccttGGTTACCAGTGCAACTGAGGGAATaggtattaaataaaaaatttaaaaagtgcTAAAATGACACTCGTACTTGCTAAAAAGTACAAAAGCGTGGCAGCTTAAGAGTTTGTGGTGATTACGACAAGCTCACGATCATGAGAAACCATGTTTTGTAGTATTTTCTATGAGGTGAGATCAAGCTCACGAGGGTGAGAAGCTCTGTATTTGGGGGGTATTTTGTTGTAAATTTAGAATATCCCTCTAAATCCTAAGGTGGGACATTTACAAAGGCATATGGGCTTAGATATATGGAATCCTATAAAGTAATAATTTTTTCACCTTAACTAGGGAACCGGTTGACTGTCTACTTCTTAAGGAATTATGGTTATGACTCCCTCCTCACATGATTATGGACTTCATACACGTCACCATCCATGTTTCTCTCTAGTGCGAGCCTGCTACTGAGTGGGGATTATGCCCATGTAACATATTCGGGGGCGAGCACTTGAGGAGGAGTGGTCCCGCCTCGCCCTATTATGGATTTTTACAAATATATATCTACACAGTCCCTCAAGCACAAGGACTTTACATAGTTTTAAGCCCCTATTTTCTTTTACACCCCTCATTTCTTTTAGGTGAACATCATAGTTATGGGAAAATTCCTCAATTAGGGGCGAGTCCCCCAGTTAGGGGTGAGTCCCTCATTAGGGGAAAGTCACTTAGCTAGGGAAGAGTTACTTGATGCAAGCCACAAGTGCACAACAATGCGAAGTAGTATTAAAGATATCAAACTAGAGGGTTATATATTCGATTATTATTTTTACTCTAGCGATGTGTGGCTAAGGCGATCGAAATATTAGGGATTCAGTGTAGATGAATAAAATTGATAGAATAAAAAGAAATCCATGGAGTACGTGATTATCTATCCCGACATACGCAATTGACTCTCCATAATTGAATATGAGAAAACAAAGTTAATTATAGAAAAGTAGATAAAATTGTACTACACCAACTTTCACATTGTGTGTACTAGACATGTTTTTAGAGCAACTAAGCGGATTTCTCAATCGAGATCGAGTCACCTTGTCAGTGGTTCCTCGAACTCCGTTGTTTAGCAACCTGCACTCCGATACTAATTTATAGCCTCTCATCTCGCGATAAATATATGGATTGCCTTTGCTTTCGGAACCGATGCAAATATATTTAAAGGCTCAGATTCTAAAATAACATTTCTCTTATTTTCTCATTGTTTTAACATAAAAGATTAAATCAGGGTTCGACATGAGATAAATCTCACGACCCCTTTTCCCTAAGGGTATGTTTGAATTGatggaatatgatgaaattgagcGGAATAGAATGGAATAAGGTTATGTTCCATCATTTGGCTTGAATAAAAACATATGGAATAAATTGGTATCGAAGGGAATACATTCCATCCCATTCCACCACTTTTCATCATTTTTTGTACCCTCCGACTTGGGCGGAATGACAAAATTGCTCTATTCCATCATAAAATACCCAAACTATGGAATGGTATATTTATTacgttccattccatttcatcccgCTCCGCTCCGTCTTTTATTGTATCCAAATATAGCCTAAAGGACTACTCACTCATAGTAAGATTGATCGCAAATAAACTAAGTAGAGACATAATATGCATATTAGATGAATAAAAAAATAGTGATTGCAAGGTAAATATGTAAAGTAAACCTGAACGaagaaaataattgaataaagaAATCCGGGAATATAACTTATGCAAGAGAGTACAATTGAGATTTGAGAGcttagaaaaaaaaactaaaactaaaagtGAAACGCAATCCagagccccccccccccccccccccccccccccaatctTAAGCCAATGGTCATAACTTATGCAAACCAGTTGGTTTATTTATAGATAATTCTACACacaaatatgttttttatttattattgcccTTTTTGGGTCGACGTTAGGGTTCAACCACTGTTGGATTGAgtaaccgggtgagggtcacccaACATAATAGGTACATATAATTTCCTTTTGCCGTAATTTTTCCTCGACTATTTAAGTATAGCTTGCGAATCTATAGTGCCATAATGTTTTTATAGAACTAATAGGAAAATACTTCACAAAATTTTAAGACTATGGCACAAAATGAGTCAAATTGGTATCCTACTTGAGAAAAATTTGGGTGTTCAACCAATATCTATTTTATCAATTTTTCCTTAGTTCCTAAATCTTATCCTTTCATCTCTAAATCTCTATATACTTTTGTACTCAATCAAATCAAAActtaacaaaatttatttaaaacaacTCAAAATTCGGGAGAATTTTCAAAGCAACGATTTATATATAGTTAGGAACACAAACAAACACACATAATTCGATAAAAGAAAAGGAGGGAAATTCCTCCCCCAAAACTTAAATCGGACATTGTCCCCAATTTTACAGAATAAAAGAAGAGTAGGTGAAGAGAAAATTTACAAAGCACCTCGTAGAAGAGTCGGAAAATGCTACATATAAGAGAATTGTAAAAATTCTactcttttttccttcttctCTTGAGTTTTCCATCCTTATAAAAACAAACCAAAccttcaaaatgaaacaaaataaaaggCATTAGCAATTAAAAGTGTGAATTGCCTCCTATGAAGCGTCTTGCTTAACATCGTTTAGCTTGACGTTCCACAAGTGCAAGCACTCATGACCACTAAAACAAATAACACTGtttatgacgaagctttcacaatgtaaaataaaaaacTGTGGGTACATGTGATCATAGAGCCTTGTTTTAGTGACCATAACgccttgttttatttaaaaagtaagaATAAATTAGTTACATGGATTTAAATAAAACCGAAATAAATATATGCTCAGGGCTTGAGGTTCGATTCTCAACTtcttttatttaatgttttatatggaaccaaaaaggcgtctttattttttttagattttacgaCAGATATGTTACCTCTGTTTTCATAAAACCGAGATAAAAACtccctattttttattttttctgcaACAAAAATGGAGCctttatttttttgtatattttatagGATGGTTTGTCACCTCGATTTTTTAGATTATCCGAGATAAATACTCTTTATCATTTTAATTCCTTAAGTGTCTATCTAAATCAGTTTTGGAGCCCTAACGAAAGAACAGTTCTTCTTCAAGGAGTCATAGCGAACGAAAAAAATTCTCTCACTGGTATGTTATTATTGTTCTTATTGTTGTTGtacttcattactgttgttcttgttgttgatattgttcttcattactgttgttcttgttgtcttattgttgttgttgttgttgttctccattattgtttttgttgttatataTTAATGTTGTTCTTGCATGTTGTTATTATTGAGAAGCATTACTTTGGATtgttttaggtttaggttttggtGTTTTTGATGGTTAACGTACAAACTGCCTCAAGAATCAACTAATATGAGAAATACTTGGACCTCTCCAAGATAATTTAttgtaagttataatttttaaatatgaagcattttctttatttttgttttagttgTATTCAGATTTAGTATATGATGAAAACTGGTAGATTAGTGTGTATGAAACCATAGAATGAAACCCTAAACTAGTTATAACCTTAAGTTGACAGATAAGAAACCATAGAATAAAACTttcattaagtaaaattacaaaaatttcatttttttttattaatcatatctaaATTCGCTGGCTGACAGAAAGTTTGACCAAGTATAATTTGCTTCATCGTCATCATCAGAATCGATGATGACTGACTTTTTCACCTATCTTCTTCTTGATCTCCTCTTCCTGAGAGCTCTCCTGGGTCTCAAAGGTTTGGTATATACATGGTCTCTTTCAACGACTTGGACCTCTACATCTACACCAGCTTCTGTTCTCTCAGCATTGGATGGAGCATTCAATTTCTGTTTTGGTTCTTTCATGACTtggacctcttctttgatttctttgcATAAAGTTTCAGCAGAAgtactcattttgattcttcctcttctctgattTCTCTGGATGAAGTTCTTTCGCTTTTATATTgattcttctgattcttcctcttctctaaTCTTTGAACTTATAAAAGCCAAAAGATTCCACGCATGTCAATTACTAGTGATTCCTTCTAATTATTTCTTCTTtaattctccatgttttcttatcTTAGAAGTTGGAAAGATCTTCTGGTAGACTAGCTACCTTGAGTTATTGAATGATTACATCTCtttatcttttcaaatttctttttcccttttttgatatttcttccactccttcttaCGCATAATTTAATGTAATTATGTGTACATTGTAGGTTCCCAATGAATTGTGTCATTGGTGTTATTATTGttcttattaattttgtttttgttgttgctgTCCTCCATTATTGTTCGTGTTGTTGTGGTTCTCCATCCacttctaaaaataataaaaatgttgaTACTAGTAATCTAACCCAAGTGCATTTATCTTTACCCCTCAGCGTTTTAATAAACGTGGTGATAAGGGGTAGCTTTTCATGACGATCTACGTTACCTCACTTTCATATCCAACGTAAAACGCATTTCACGTTTGATGTTAGATGTGTTTTATGTAGTAGTGGGCGATTCCTTCAAAGATAGTTCTTCAAACTTAGGCTCAGtagtgatcagtgcattttgatgctcgttcctttatgtttgtacttaggcatttctttggtttgctttgcttatttttatattttataatgtttttctaatttagtttatttttggtttaattttattttcccactttattttcagcattagcagtctgcactaaaacgaTCATAATTGGAGTTCcgagaatccgattgaggcgttctaataatcgccgaaaagctaagagaaagagcaacaacttttgtgttggagtcaaagtcagatacATAGTCAATTATtcccagaattgcgtttgaagctgcagcactattttattttcagtttttgggtcgtttagtagtgggcctggttttgtcattcgacccagttgggtcataaacgttttttggctgattcctaataggtctagcagccgtgtTACTGTTTATCACATTTTCCTATTCACGAATTTTTGAAAGCTTGACAAtggtaatggagaactaaacctcgaggatcaattcactgtaatcagatgccgctttgaggttcttttataattttccattaatctgttcctttgaattcaatctataattacaattgcttgcttaatttaattgtttttatatgataaaattatttaatttgattgttgtctgttcttgaatcaatttcgtgattagtgtagcttttgcattatcgcgttcgatcatattgtgtttgcttaattcacaatagcttataatccgtttgctttatccggaattcagggacagacttcgtataattgctattgcgcttgtcagtagtttttgtagtcgaataggatcagacccgtttagggaattggaattttatagggatcaatgataagtcgaaagttgatacagtgggttgattcgtttcagcttattcagataatcactttttcataataacttatttcctgcatttttataattgaacacgaaacaaccccccccccttaattcgaattccattcggttagtaacaactaagaatccttgtgagacgatattcgagtcacttgtcgctatctacagttttattcaaaataactcgtttttgacccgcgcgcgacagcggatcaaattggcgccgttgccggggattcttatcGTTATTAACTAATTTTAGAGCCTTAGGTTAAGTGTTTGTGTgtttaggccataggttcctcgcggtttcggccataacgccttttTTAGTCGAAAAAAAcggtttttttggaaaattgagtctgatcgataatcggtttttgcctactggaagcAGAAAAATTGTGCGATCAATACTCCTTTACTCTTTTAGAGTAAAGGAATTTGACCCCaaatcgccaaattcatcgtttttctatttttaatgaattttttattgttttcatagagtcgaaaaaatccaaaaaaattctcaaaattcttatttcatctaattagattaaattttgtgtttttatatttttcttaacTTATTTTAATCGTGTTCCTTCATTCTATTGGTTTATGGCTGTATAGGACATTGTTGGCAGTTTCGCATTTGTTGTTgcattgcttaattgattttgataacatggtTGATCAAAGAACACTAAGGCAGCTAGATGCgcttgatgttaattataatggtttatatattgatattgctgatgttgttgttccatttgaattgaaatctggtttaatacacttgttgccaaggtttagtggtcttgcaggtgaggatccacataagcatctaaaggaattccagattgtttgttctacattattgagacataaaggaataacagaagaccatatcaagctgagagtcttcccgttctcacttcaaggtgctgcaaaagattggttatactaccttgagccgaattctgttacaagctggaatgatctcaaaAAAGTGTTCTTAGAAAGATTCCTCCCTCCCCAAGTTACCAATTTTGCATCTTCCGGACCTTCACTAGAGGACCTTGTCAAGCAAATGGCTATGAATAATCTcctgtatcaacaacaaatagattctactcttcagactttgcaaacacagattggacagctttccactttgatgaatgtcatgcagatagctcaaggatcaaaccaacaacccttggaagagcattctatttttcaaattgagtcgctttctgaaaatgttgatgatactcgtaaagatttgcttgcatctgattttccatcactgtttgattttgatgatgtttactcatgttatgattgtactgacactaacatctgtgttgtatgtgctgagattaatgctgccttgcagggtaacatatttactataggtgaagttcttatcgatgaagttgttcatgcagctgatactcttgacatcccgaCAACCTCAAGCACTCCTTCCATTGAGCAGCCACCTTCCCCCGAGCTGAAGCaacttcctgaaaatttgaaatacgCTTATTTAGAGAATAATGAAAAACTCTCGGTCATAATTTCtcctaaccttgattttgatcaagaaaataagcttttgca
This portion of the Vicia villosa cultivar HV-30 ecotype Madison, WI unplaced genomic scaffold, Vvil1.0 ctg.000493F_1_1, whole genome shotgun sequence genome encodes:
- the LOC131628961 gene encoding 7-deoxyloganetin glucosyltransferase-like, which codes for MVLTVVSYTQKPHVVCVPFPAQGHVNPFMQLAKILRSIGFHITFVNTEFNHRRLIKSLGEDFVKGEPDFRFETIPDGLPESDKDSTQSISALCDGTRKHCYAPLKELVKKLNSSSDVPEVTSIMYDGLMGFARKVAKDLGLADQQFWTASACGLLGYLQFDELVKRNILPFQDESYITDGSLDKHLEWIEGMKDIRMRDLPSFVRTTTLDEISFTCFGFESQSCMKLSSSVIINTAQELESEVLDYLSTLNPNIYNIGPLEFLGNHFPDRETGFKIHGSNLWKNDVTCLKWLDQWEPNSVIYVNYGSITVMSEEHLKEFAWGLANSKLPFLWIKRPDLVKGKGKSTPLPQDFLDEVKDRGYITSWCPQSEVLGHSSVGVFLTHCGWNSTLESICEGKPMIGWPFFAEQQTNCRFICNNWGIGMDIKDDVKREEVTELVVEMIKGEKGKEMREKCQDWKRKVEEAADPGGSSYDDFFRLLKEAFHCDVV